The Desulfurispira natronophila genome includes a region encoding these proteins:
- a CDS encoding glycosyltransferase family 8 protein — protein sequence MTTAPIILSADDRYAQHLAVTIISILTNCQHPTTLRFFILDGGIADDNKEKIQHMVANYQSEVTFITSIKQTYTEFPVNSERMSIAAYFRISIPELFDDNIKQALYLDCDLVVEDDILNLLHRKVAKDKAIGAVEDISRTIAYQRLQIPHHHYFNSGVLLLNLSYWRNHIISAKIREFKLQNAHRMTTNDQCAFNGILWSDWERLPLRWNQQSGIYRKRLRRQGATGYSPQEHWDAIKNPAIIHYVGHRKPWNPGCLHPLQHRYWKYLAMTPWAADSSPKRFSFHNIKSFFRKPHRHITAYFYRKISAIPDVK from the coding sequence ATGACAACAGCACCAATTATTCTCAGCGCAGATGACCGCTACGCCCAACACCTCGCGGTCACCATCATATCCATACTGACAAATTGCCAGCACCCCACAACACTGCGCTTCTTTATACTTGACGGCGGCATAGCGGATGATAATAAAGAGAAAATCCAGCATATGGTCGCGAACTACCAAAGCGAAGTCACTTTCATTACCTCTATAAAGCAGACGTACACAGAATTCCCGGTAAATTCAGAGCGAATGAGCATAGCCGCGTATTTTCGCATTTCCATACCTGAGCTCTTTGACGACAACATCAAGCAGGCACTCTACCTTGACTGCGACCTTGTGGTGGAAGACGATATCCTCAATCTGCTTCATAGGAAAGTCGCGAAAGACAAAGCCATAGGAGCGGTAGAGGATATTTCGCGAACCATTGCATATCAACGCCTGCAAATTCCACATCACCATTACTTTAACTCAGGAGTACTTTTGCTGAATCTGAGTTACTGGCGTAACCACATTATCTCTGCAAAAATTCGGGAGTTTAAGCTTCAGAACGCACATAGAATGACAACTAATGACCAGTGCGCATTTAATGGCATTCTTTGGAGTGACTGGGAGCGGCTACCACTGCGGTGGAATCAGCAATCTGGAATATATCGCAAACGATTGCGAAGACAAGGCGCAACTGGATACTCACCGCAGGAACACTGGGATGCCATAAAAAATCCAGCCATCATTCATTATGTTGGTCACAGAAAACCGTGGAACCCCGGCTGCCTCCATCCGCTCCAGCATCGTTACTGGAAGTACCTGGCAATGACGCCCTGGGCAGCTGATTCTTCCCCCAAAAGATTCAGCTTCCATAACATAAAGTCCTTTTTCAGGAAGCCGCATCGACATATAACAGCATACTTTTACAGAAAAATCTCAGCTATACCTGACGTGAAATAA
- a CDS encoding lipopolysaccharide kinase InaA family protein: MKEIIRSGARRSYLGARYLWDAGIPTAKPLGYVAEGCLPWKRVSVFVSDKIDADGNIQDIIATEKKLSRLRKKMLALMATITRRMHDQGYRHTDIVPHNFLVKDPQSERPEVFLIDTDKVHPARFTRPIRILKHFWDLRCLRRLKNSREELEWILQNYFGRQYRPAWLTAHTFWRRGGFNLFRHHKLALKQRKQALITPLTLLDDIAMLADDIPALIRLAGI; the protein is encoded by the coding sequence ATGAAAGAAATAATTAGAAGTGGTGCCAGGCGAAGCTACCTTGGTGCGCGCTACTTATGGGATGCGGGCATACCCACAGCAAAACCACTTGGTTACGTAGCAGAAGGTTGCTTGCCCTGGAAAAGGGTCAGCGTCTTCGTCAGTGACAAAATAGATGCTGATGGGAATATCCAGGACATTATCGCCACAGAAAAAAAATTAAGCCGCTTACGAAAAAAAATGCTTGCGCTCATGGCAACAATAACCCGGCGCATGCACGATCAGGGGTATCGCCACACCGACATTGTTCCTCACAATTTTCTGGTGAAGGATCCCCAAAGCGAGAGACCGGAAGTCTTCCTCATTGACACCGACAAGGTTCACCCCGCCCGCTTCACTCGCCCCATCCGTATCCTGAAACACTTTTGGGATCTGCGCTGTCTGCGCAGACTGAAAAACTCAAGGGAAGAACTTGAGTGGATTTTACAAAATTATTTTGGCAGACAATACAGACCAGCCTGGCTGACAGCGCATACTTTTTGGCGCCGTGGGGGATTCAATCTTTTTCGACACCATAAACTCGCGTTGAAACAACGCAAACAGGCACTTATTACTCCGTTGACATTGCTTGATGATATTGCGATGCTTGCCGACGATATTCCTGCGCTCATCCGACTTGCGGGGATATAG
- a CDS encoding glycosyltransferase family 4 protein codes for MRICHINLARGFRGGERQTELLISELALNNIPQILVCRADSPMRTHLADVPLLRFHTANHFLGGHTRTPRADFMHAHDAKGAHWANWEFRLRKTPYLITRRVPNPLKKNIFTRSVYRDAKMIVALSVAIEHSILTYLPSANTQIIPSMCAGLSHNKGTACSVRRRFSGKTLVGHIGALVDKHKGQSCLIEAARLLQNHQPQLHFLLLGQGKDEEGLRKQAEGLSNVTFEGFHSNVGDYLAAFDIFAFPSRQEGLGSILLDAMDYGLPIVASNVDGIPDIVKHEHNGLLVPPADAQALACAIESVVSNQDIASKLGKNGQKMASLFTPTAITQQYLELYQSITPKG; via the coding sequence ATGAGAATTTGCCACATTAACCTCGCCCGCGGCTTTCGGGGCGGCGAGCGTCAAACGGAACTTCTCATCAGTGAGTTGGCGCTTAATAATATCCCGCAAATACTTGTTTGCCGCGCCGACTCGCCCATGCGCACCCACCTGGCAGATGTACCGCTTTTGCGCTTTCATACGGCCAACCACTTCTTGGGTGGCCACACGCGAACGCCCCGTGCTGACTTTATGCATGCCCACGATGCCAAGGGAGCCCACTGGGCCAATTGGGAGTTTCGCTTACGAAAAACGCCCTACCTGATTACTCGTCGTGTCCCTAACCCTCTAAAGAAAAACATCTTTACCCGATCTGTGTATCGCGACGCCAAGATGATTGTAGCATTGTCAGTAGCTATTGAGCACAGTATTTTGACATATCTGCCAAGTGCCAACACCCAGATTATTCCCAGCATGTGTGCTGGCCTGTCCCACAATAAAGGCACTGCCTGCAGTGTCAGGAGGCGCTTCAGTGGCAAGACCTTAGTGGGTCATATTGGGGCCTTGGTGGACAAGCACAAAGGACAGAGCTGTCTCATCGAAGCAGCACGGCTTTTACAAAACCATCAGCCACAATTGCATTTTTTACTGCTGGGCCAGGGGAAAGATGAAGAAGGCTTGCGCAAACAGGCAGAAGGTTTGAGCAACGTTACCTTCGAGGGTTTTCACTCCAATGTAGGGGACTACCTGGCTGCTTTTGATATTTTTGCCTTTCCTTCACGTCAAGAGGGATTAGGGTCAATTTTGCTCGATGCCATGGATTATGGTCTGCCTATTGTGGCCAGCAATGTAGATGGAATACCCGATATTGTAAAGCACGAACATAATGGGCTGCTGGTGCCACCAGCTGACGCACAGGCGCTGGCTTGTGCAATTGAGTCAGTGGTTAGTAATCAGGATATCGCTAGCAAGTTGGGAAAAAATGGTCAGAAAATGGCCAGCCTGTTTACTCCCACGGCAATAACACAACAATACTTGGAGCTTTACCAAAGCATCACGCCAAAAGGCTAG
- a CDS encoding glycosyltransferase family 8 protein, with product MTQSDLDRVHILAATDNNYAQHLSVMAVSLLENTSNPELITLHILDCGITSEEKAKMLSSLNRYSAKINFIHVPESILDGLPLRRHGLAAYARLFAADLCDPSIEKILYLDCDIIVNEDVRALYATQLNEHIIAAVKDFSFTAPKRLELPLTNYFSSGVLLINLRKWAEEDIAKKTIAFLINNAHLVKHSDQDGLNVLLHERWKRLPLRWNVQMGVYKSSWRKWHELGFTQEELHEALTQPAIIHYINNSKPWFYTSNHPLKHLYWHYLAMTAWAEYRYPDKNVKNILRKITQPRKLLKAYGCRKKLQGKK from the coding sequence ATGACTCAAAGTGATCTCGACAGGGTGCATATTCTCGCGGCAACAGACAACAATTACGCCCAGCATCTGTCCGTGATGGCAGTATCTCTCCTGGAAAACACCAGCAATCCTGAGTTGATAACACTGCACATTCTTGACTGCGGAATTACTTCCGAAGAAAAAGCTAAAATGCTATCAAGCTTGAACCGATATTCAGCGAAAATCAATTTCATCCATGTCCCTGAGTCAATTCTTGATGGTTTACCTTTACGCCGACATGGCCTTGCGGCTTACGCAAGACTCTTTGCAGCAGATCTATGCGACCCGAGCATTGAAAAAATCCTCTACCTGGATTGCGACATTATCGTCAATGAAGACGTCAGAGCACTCTACGCCACTCAACTTAACGAGCATATCATCGCAGCAGTAAAAGACTTTTCATTCACCGCTCCAAAGCGCCTTGAACTACCCCTGACAAACTATTTCAGCTCAGGTGTTTTACTTATCAACTTAAGAAAATGGGCAGAAGAAGACATCGCAAAAAAAACGATCGCATTCCTCATAAATAATGCGCACTTAGTCAAACACTCGGATCAGGATGGCCTGAATGTTCTTCTTCATGAGCGCTGGAAGCGCCTTCCACTCCGCTGGAATGTTCAAATGGGTGTTTACAAGTCAAGCTGGAGAAAATGGCACGAACTTGGATTTACTCAAGAAGAGTTACATGAGGCTTTAACGCAGCCTGCGATAATCCACTATATCAACAATTCTAAACCATGGTTTTACACGTCAAACCACCCACTTAAGCACCTGTACTGGCATTATCTGGCCATGACAGCGTGGGCCGAATACCGGTACCCTGACAAGAATGTAAAAAATATTCTTCGCAAAATCACTCAGCCCCGAAAACTCCTCAAGGCGTATGGGTGCCGAAAAAAACTCCAAGGGAAAAAATGA
- a CDS encoding glycosyltransferase family 4 protein: MSYTVVIATRQVQRNNGTVRNTIEQAQVLRENGFRVVLMTEKFHENYASYFDEVVKTVRWPIKGYFRRKWFDYLVQRWVRKNKPDMQISHGDTQSKDIIALHNCIRLAHEKIQGCPVDERNDVARFHDRVLETSGAATIIANSNMMRDDLVHRYGVDIKRIVTIYPAYAPEMFSVSDSLEMRREGRKKLGVSESTSLVGLVTSGDFTKRNVGFFLKVAAAAGKVTGHQLHFLVVGADRSLHDYRRLAADLGIAQQVSFAKPMEDVHLLYHALDVFVLPAKFEEFGRVVLEALACGTPAVVSDQVGASEIMVKHGLPHVIAGYEAETWVDAIVNLLENPELRERVSAQSADIARLYTREKQMEQFRLVVNSVISRQV; the protein is encoded by the coding sequence ATGTCTTATACAGTTGTAATTGCCACGCGCCAAGTCCAGCGGAATAACGGTACTGTTCGAAATACTATCGAACAGGCGCAGGTACTGCGCGAAAATGGTTTTCGTGTTGTTCTTATGACAGAGAAGTTTCATGAAAATTATGCATCATACTTCGATGAAGTGGTGAAAACTGTTCGCTGGCCAATTAAAGGATACTTCAGAAGAAAGTGGTTTGATTATCTGGTGCAGCGCTGGGTGCGAAAGAACAAGCCTGACATGCAGATCAGTCATGGTGATACGCAGTCAAAAGACATTATAGCACTGCACAATTGTATTCGCCTGGCACACGAAAAAATCCAGGGATGCCCTGTTGATGAACGCAATGATGTTGCACGATTCCACGATCGTGTATTGGAAACCAGTGGTGCTGCAACCATCATCGCGAATTCAAACATGATGCGTGATGATCTCGTTCACCGCTATGGGGTTGACATCAAAAGAATAGTCACTATCTACCCTGCCTATGCCCCTGAGATGTTCAGCGTCTCAGATTCACTGGAAATGCGGCGGGAAGGACGTAAAAAGCTTGGTGTGTCAGAGTCCACGAGCCTGGTAGGCCTGGTGACATCTGGCGATTTTACAAAACGAAATGTAGGTTTCTTTCTGAAGGTTGCTGCAGCGGCAGGGAAAGTAACAGGTCATCAGCTTCACTTTCTGGTGGTAGGCGCTGATCGATCTCTTCATGATTACAGGAGGCTTGCTGCTGATCTTGGAATTGCTCAGCAAGTGTCGTTTGCCAAGCCAATGGAAGATGTTCACCTGCTCTACCATGCACTGGATGTCTTTGTTCTGCCAGCAAAATTCGAGGAATTCGGGCGCGTGGTTCTGGAGGCGCTGGCATGCGGGACTCCCGCCGTTGTCAGCGATCAGGTGGGCGCGTCAGAAATAATGGTGAAGCATGGTTTACCCCACGTGATTGCTGGCTATGAAGCAGAAACATGGGTGGATGCGATCGTGAATCTGCTGGAGAATCCAGAGCTGCGCGAAAGGGTTTCTGCTCAGAGTGCCGATATCGCCAGGCTCTACACTCGCGAGAAGCAGATGGAGCAGTTTCGGCTGGTAGTGAACAGCGTTATTTCACGTCAGGTATAG
- the uvrC gene encoding excinuclease ABC subunit UvrC, with amino-acid sequence MLTLSMIEHIPDAPGVYTMYASGDTILYVGKAKSLNKRLRSYLASDLSIKISRMVALVERVEYVQVFNENEAFILENTLIKQHQPRYNTLLRDDKTYPFIRIDLRHPYPRMSVVRKVRPDGARYFGPFVHGSSVFRLFRLLEHIYKLRSCSDSELKRRKRPCIEYEIGNCLAPCVYDVHQPYQAELQELVDFFRGKSKPTVARMERQMKEAAAKLDFERAAEIRDRLATIHKVIDAQTVLDTSGENVDVYYLEAVPGRDRYLASVLVLRDGKLSGSYVKRIHSCEDESQATATIMREYMAGLNPPDLLVCNLPLPTGEEEVFFRDFLQQQRIEYRVPQRGRKRKYLELARVNLERHRDKQVHREAEELASRLGLEKLQRMECYDISAFQGSYPVGAMSVWEDGEMVPAAYRLFKLEGFAQNDDYRMLCETLRRRFTGSLASETWPDLIVLDGGAAQLNMAQQALEEYQVSLPLISIAKGRSLKRRGEESREYDEIHVPGRKNPIAIRGRSAYRIIQQLRDEAHRFSITTHSRGRDRESVTSNLLSLPGVGPETVKKLFREFSSYAEMQQEQERLEQVVGSKVAQRLQKYLTQIDGESKETGCSADK; translated from the coding sequence ATGCTCACCCTCTCCATGATCGAACATATTCCCGACGCACCGGGTGTTTACACCATGTACGCCAGTGGCGATACCATCCTTTACGTGGGTAAAGCGAAATCCCTGAACAAGCGCCTGCGCAGCTATCTGGCCTCGGACCTTTCCATCAAGATTTCCCGTATGGTGGCCTTGGTGGAGCGGGTGGAGTACGTCCAGGTTTTTAACGAAAACGAAGCCTTTATCCTGGAAAACACCCTCATCAAACAGCATCAACCCCGCTACAACACCCTGCTGCGGGACGACAAGACCTACCCCTTTATCCGTATCGACCTGCGTCACCCTTATCCCCGCATGAGTGTCGTGCGCAAGGTGCGCCCCGACGGCGCTCGTTATTTCGGCCCCTTTGTCCACGGCTCCAGTGTCTTTCGTCTCTTTCGTCTGCTGGAGCACATCTACAAGTTGCGCAGTTGCAGTGACAGTGAACTGAAGCGGCGCAAGCGTCCCTGTATTGAGTATGAAATCGGCAACTGCCTGGCCCCCTGTGTATATGACGTCCACCAACCATACCAGGCAGAACTGCAGGAGCTGGTGGACTTTTTTCGTGGCAAAAGCAAACCCACAGTGGCCCGCATGGAGCGTCAGATGAAAGAGGCAGCGGCCAAGCTGGACTTTGAACGAGCGGCAGAGATTCGCGACCGCCTGGCTACCATTCACAAGGTCATCGACGCCCAGACCGTACTTGATACCAGTGGCGAAAACGTCGATGTTTACTACCTGGAAGCCGTTCCCGGTCGGGATCGCTATCTGGCTTCCGTGCTGGTGCTACGGGATGGCAAGCTTTCCGGCAGCTACGTCAAGCGTATCCACTCCTGTGAGGACGAATCCCAGGCTACGGCCACCATTATGAGGGAGTACATGGCTGGCCTCAACCCTCCGGATCTGCTGGTGTGCAATTTGCCACTGCCAACTGGGGAAGAGGAAGTATTTTTTCGCGACTTTCTGCAGCAGCAGCGCATTGAGTACCGGGTGCCCCAGCGGGGCCGCAAGCGCAAATACCTGGAGCTGGCCCGCGTCAACCTGGAGCGCCACCGAGACAAGCAGGTTCACCGGGAGGCGGAGGAGCTGGCATCCCGGCTGGGGCTGGAGAAGCTGCAGCGCATGGAGTGCTACGATATCTCCGCCTTCCAGGGTAGCTATCCTGTGGGCGCCATGTCAGTGTGGGAGGATGGCGAAATGGTTCCCGCCGCTTACCGGCTCTTCAAGCTGGAGGGCTTTGCCCAAAACGACGACTACCGCATGCTGTGCGAAACCTTGCGGCGCCGCTTTACCGGCAGCCTGGCCAGCGAGACCTGGCCCGACCTGATTGTACTGGATGGCGGCGCTGCCCAGCTCAACATGGCCCAGCAGGCTCTGGAAGAGTACCAGGTATCCCTGCCCCTCATATCCATTGCCAAGGGACGCAGCCTCAAGCGGCGGGGCGAAGAGAGCCGGGAATACGACGAAATTCACGTACCCGGACGCAAGAACCCCATAGCCATTCGCGGTCGCAGCGCCTATCGTATTATCCAGCAACTGCGCGATGAAGCCCACCGTTTCAGCATCACGACCCACAGCCGGGGAAGGGATCGCGAATCGGTCACCAGTAACCTGCTCAGCCTGCCGGGAGTTGGCCCCGAAACCGTAAAAAAACTCTTTCGCGAATTTTCCAGCTACGCCGAAATGCAGCAAGAACAGGAGCGACTGGAACAAGTGGTGGGAAGCAAAGTTGCCCAGCGCTTGCAAAAGTATCTGACGCAAATTGATGGAGAGAGCAAAGAGACTGGGTGCAGCGCAGATAAATGA
- a CDS encoding LPP20 family lipoprotein, with the protein MNKLFWIMMITGMILLAGCGKKTPPLQEQDPTLPDWIYTPQVEDGLAESACVDAVGSMTMQRNRAASQARQQLASTLGVQVQGYLTDYQRAITTEEDGTSTGATFESVTRQVVNERLVGSRIVESGYFTLEDKRQFCVLLAVSQPEVMEMVEAAQSAAGLEEDPLTQSQLRERYFSDQALQSLDRQLEQ; encoded by the coding sequence ATGAACAAACTCTTTTGGATAATGATGATTACCGGCATGATACTGCTTGCCGGGTGCGGCAAGAAAACTCCACCCTTGCAGGAGCAGGACCCCACTCTCCCTGACTGGATCTACACTCCCCAGGTAGAGGATGGCCTGGCAGAGTCAGCCTGTGTCGACGCCGTAGGCAGCATGACCATGCAGCGCAATCGTGCTGCGTCTCAAGCACGTCAGCAGCTGGCCAGTACCCTGGGCGTTCAGGTGCAGGGCTACCTCACCGACTATCAACGAGCCATCACTACCGAGGAGGATGGTACATCCACAGGCGCAACCTTTGAGTCCGTTACCCGTCAGGTCGTTAACGAGCGCCTGGTTGGCTCACGGATAGTGGAGTCCGGGTACTTTACCCTGGAGGACAAGCGTCAATTTTGCGTTTTGCTGGCGGTTAGCCAACCCGAGGTCATGGAAATGGTGGAAGCTGCCCAAAGTGCAGCCGGACTGGAAGAAGATCCCCTGACCCAGAGTCAGTTGCGTGAGCGCTACTTCAGTGACCAGGCCCTGCAAAGTCTCGATCGGCAACTGGAGCAGT
- a CDS encoding UDP-glucuronic acid decarboxylase family protein, with protein MLKKRILVTGGSGFVGSHLCERLLHDGHEVLCVDNFFTGSKHNIAHLLGEPFFELLRHDITFPLYVEVDEIYNLACPASPVHYQFDPVQTTKTSVMGAINMLGLAKRLKVKIFQASTSEVYGDPEVHPQPESYRGSVNPIGPRACYDEGKRCAETLFFDYYRQHKLKIKVARIFNTYGPRMHPNDGRVVSNFIIQALQNQPITIYGDGQQTRSFCYVDDLVEGFVRLMEKTPDTFTGPMNLGNPGEFTMLELAQQVIDLTGSRSEIVFKPLPADDPRQRQPDIALARKEINWEPQVKLRDGLLSTISYFDNLLRSSR; from the coding sequence ATGCTGAAAAAACGTATTCTGGTTACCGGTGGCTCTGGATTTGTCGGCTCACATCTGTGTGAAAGACTTTTGCATGACGGCCATGAGGTTCTGTGTGTAGATAACTTTTTCACCGGAAGTAAACACAACATAGCCCATTTGCTGGGTGAGCCTTTTTTTGAGTTGTTGCGTCACGACATTACATTTCCACTCTACGTTGAGGTTGATGAAATATACAACCTGGCCTGTCCAGCCAGCCCGGTGCACTATCAGTTTGACCCCGTACAGACAACCAAGACCTCAGTCATGGGTGCCATCAATATGCTGGGCCTGGCTAAGCGCCTTAAGGTAAAGATATTTCAGGCTAGCACCAGTGAGGTCTATGGTGACCCTGAAGTGCATCCGCAGCCCGAATCCTATCGTGGCAGTGTTAATCCCATTGGCCCTCGAGCCTGCTATGACGAAGGTAAGCGCTGTGCCGAAACCCTCTTTTTTGACTATTACCGCCAGCATAAACTAAAAATCAAAGTGGCGCGTATTTTCAATACCTATGGCCCACGCATGCATCCCAATGATGGTCGTGTTGTAAGTAATTTCATTATACAGGCCCTCCAAAACCAACCCATCACCATCTACGGTGATGGGCAGCAAACCCGTAGCTTTTGCTATGTGGACGACCTGGTAGAAGGATTTGTACGTTTGATGGAAAAAACGCCGGATACTTTTACAGGACCAATGAATCTGGGAAACCCAGGCGAATTTACCATGCTTGAGCTGGCTCAGCAGGTGATTGACTTGACCGGATCGCGCTCGGAAATCGTTTTCAAGCCATTACCTGCCGATGATCCGAGACAACGCCAACCCGATATTGCATTGGCTCGTAAAGAGATAAACTGGGAGCCACAAGTAAAGCTTCGTGACGGACTACTTTCCACAATCAGTTACTTTGATAACCTTCTAAGATCATCACGGTAG
- a CDS encoding glycosyltransferase family 2 protein, which translates to MKLPLSVAVITLNEEDNIGRCLESVKDIAAEVVVVDSGSTDQTAHIAQQYGSRFLFNQWPGHVKQKNFALQQCTQPWVLSLDADECLTPELAQAVRDLFQSGEPRLDGYQLNRRTEYLGKWIWHAWYPEWRLRLVRREKAEWQGRDPHDKLSVSGSSAKLKGGDFLHYTYRDFSHHMEQTIKYARIGAQAALDRGETFKGRKLLLSPIGRILKMMIRRQAWRDGWRGMIITFSSAMSAFLKYAYMYEEKVRKLH; encoded by the coding sequence ATGAAACTCCCCCTTTCCGTTGCTGTGATAACACTGAATGAAGAAGACAATATTGGTCGTTGCTTGGAAAGCGTCAAAGACATTGCCGCAGAGGTAGTGGTAGTTGACTCTGGATCCACCGATCAGACGGCCCACATTGCCCAGCAATATGGATCTCGCTTTCTTTTTAATCAGTGGCCGGGACACGTCAAACAGAAGAACTTTGCCTTGCAACAATGTACTCAGCCTTGGGTATTATCGTTGGATGCTGATGAGTGCCTGACTCCCGAGTTGGCTCAGGCGGTAAGAGATCTATTTCAGAGTGGAGAGCCAAGGCTTGATGGGTATCAGTTGAATCGTCGCACTGAGTATCTGGGCAAGTGGATTTGGCACGCTTGGTATCCAGAGTGGAGATTGCGACTGGTGCGGCGCGAAAAGGCTGAGTGGCAGGGGCGCGACCCGCATGACAAGTTGTCTGTGTCCGGATCAAGCGCCAAGCTCAAAGGCGGCGACTTCCTTCATTATACTTATCGGGACTTCAGCCATCATATGGAGCAGACTATCAAGTATGCCCGTATTGGTGCCCAAGCAGCGCTTGACCGGGGAGAAACGTTCAAAGGCAGAAAACTGCTGCTTTCACCCATTGGCCGCATCCTGAAAATGATGATACGACGTCAGGCCTGGCGTGATGGCTGGCGAGGCATGATTATCACCTTTTCCAGTGCCATGAGTGCGTTTTTGAAATATGCGTACATGTACGAGGAAAAAGTAAGGAAATTACATTGA
- a CDS encoding O-antigen ligase family protein, with protein MGGVKPLKDGGAILLFCLFLAHGKYAINYIRSSRLAQLAIVIFIYILVRTIVSVSVDGSDVDREWNRFWRHSRVILLAYLPFFLQQLRLFHIFLLLAFSVTALTLYDLLQIGGIAVLFDPGSRIYLSINQQWIGLTLAALMLASVWLVSNLLASKQLPVTYKLIAGVAILILNAYWLLAMFALQPRAAVGALFLGVLVAILIASIIGFIERKNDRSALFFASILFSISLVVSGFLYHSNQIGSIDRFSDDNFIHNLQHFQGFDIDSLERIPNSSSGYRLKMWGVSLLTILEAPLFGHGVNSVESIFAKYHNLGIHRFNHAHNTYLDITLRFGLVGLFLYISLWVLALWQVVRNYISGHMSVIGLSSLLGLSTMFLFALFFESYNLPSHGWYMVVLMMSLMTVPWKKKS; from the coding sequence ATGGGGGGAGTAAAGCCTCTTAAGGATGGTGGTGCAATTTTACTTTTTTGTCTTTTTTTAGCTCACGGCAAGTATGCGATCAACTATATTCGCTCATCTCGATTAGCTCAGCTTGCTATCGTTATTTTTATTTATATTTTAGTGCGGACCATAGTGTCAGTGTCCGTAGACGGATCTGATGTTGACAGAGAGTGGAACAGGTTCTGGCGCCACTCAAGAGTTATCCTGCTTGCTTACTTGCCTTTTTTTTTGCAACAGTTGCGTCTGTTTCACATATTTTTGTTATTAGCGTTTTCTGTTACAGCACTCACCTTATACGATTTGCTGCAAATTGGGGGGATAGCTGTCCTGTTTGATCCTGGGAGTCGAATTTACTTATCAATCAACCAGCAGTGGATAGGGCTAACCCTGGCAGCCCTCATGTTGGCCTCAGTCTGGCTAGTCAGCAATTTACTTGCATCCAAGCAGCTCCCAGTGACATATAAGCTTATCGCTGGTGTAGCTATTTTAATTTTGAATGCATACTGGTTGCTCGCCATGTTCGCACTTCAGCCACGTGCTGCTGTAGGAGCACTATTTTTAGGTGTCTTGGTGGCTATCCTGATCGCAAGTATTATTGGTTTTATAGAAAGAAAAAATGATAGGAGTGCCTTGTTTTTTGCCTCAATACTGTTTTCTATTTCGCTTGTAGTAAGCGGCTTTCTTTATCATAGCAATCAGATTGGCTCAATAGATAGGTTCAGCGATGACAACTTTATCCATAACTTACAGCACTTTCAAGGTTTCGATATTGACTCACTTGAAAGAATACCTAACAGTAGCTCAGGTTATAGGTTAAAAATGTGGGGCGTCAGTTTATTGACAATACTCGAAGCCCCTCTATTTGGTCATGGAGTTAACAGTGTGGAATCTATCTTCGCGAAATACCACAATCTTGGCATTCATCGCTTTAACCATGCACACAATACCTATCTTGACATAACCCTGCGATTTGGCCTTGTGGGCTTGTTCCTCTATATTTCACTTTGGGTCCTGGCGCTCTGGCAGGTGGTAAGAAACTATATATCTGGGCATATGAGTGTCATAGGGCTGAGTTCTTTGCTTGGATTATCCACGATGTTCCTTTTTGCACTCTTTTTTGAATCATATAATTTACCGTCCCATGGATGGTATATGGTAGTTTTGATGATGTCGCTGATGACTGTTCCATGGAAGAAAAAGAGTTAG